The following proteins come from a genomic window of Plectropomus leopardus isolate mb chromosome 11, YSFRI_Pleo_2.0, whole genome shotgun sequence:
- the wash1 gene encoding WASH complex subunit 1, translated as MVRMTQKHCLEGQVFSVPLIQPDLRREEAVHQIVDALLYLETISTDIFRRVSDSVEKNRRQLQSVTDRIRLAQARVDKIKGSKKATKVFSSAKYPAPDRLQDYSSIFTEATDHSAQTRPRHRIQNKLRPFDEKALQEKLMHFPVCVSKTKKSEDETEEGLGSLPRNISSVSSLLLFNTTENLYKKYVFLDPLAGAVTKTHTTLETEKEEKPFDAPLSITKREQLERQTAESYFYVPDLGQVPEIDVPSYLPDLPGIADDLSYSADLGPGFAPSGPTHNIPDLPSFSEESSAPGSQLQPNAPPPPPPPPPPPPPPPEPAFVPAIAAGAPPPPPPPPPPPVDSATEVSRAPSSGPVSGAPSEVVEPSDGRASLLESIRNAGGIGKAKLRNVKERKMEKKKQKEQEQAVRAASSGGDFMSDLFNKLAMRRKGISGKGPAGGESSDAPAGTSSAFARMSDAIPPLPAPHVATDDDDWEA; from the exons ATGGTCAG GATGACCCAGAAGCACTGCCTGGAGGGCCAGGTGTTCTCAGTGCCTCTCATTCAGCCAGACCTGAGGCGAGAGGAGGCTGTCCATCAGATAGTAGATGCATTATTATACTTGGAGACTATCTCGACGGATATTTTCAGGAG GGTGTCAGACAGTGTGGAGAAGAACCGCCGTCAGCTGCAGAGCGTCACTGACCGGATCAGACTGGCTCAGGCCCGGGTCGACAAGATCAAAGGCAGCAAGAAGGCCACCAAG gttTTCTCCAGTGCTAAGTACCCGGCCCCAGATAGACTTCAGGATTACTCCTCTATCTTCACTGAGGCTACAGACCACTCCGCACAAACTCGCCCCCGACACAGGATACAAAATAAACTCCGACCCTTTGATGAGAAGGCCTTGCAG GAGAAGTTGATGCATTTCCCGGTGTGTGTGAGCAAGACGAAGAAGTCTGAGGATGAGACCGAGGAGGGGCTGGGCAGTCTGCCGCGGAATATCTCATCCGTCAGCTCCCTGTTGCTCTTTAATACGACAGAGAACCT ATATAAGAAGTATGTGTTCCTTGATCCTCTGGCGGGagcagtgacaaaaacacacacaacactagagacagaaaaagaagagaagccATTTGATGCACCCTTGTCCATCACAAAGAGAGAGCAACTGGAGAGACAG ACGGCAGAGTCTTATTTCTATGTGCCAGACTTGGGCCAGGTGCCCGAGATAGATGTGCCATCCTACTTACCTGACTTGCCAGGCATCGCAGACGACCTGTCCTACAGTGCGGACCTTGGGCCCGGCTTTGCCCCATCAGGACCCACACACAACATCCCTGACCTGCCCTCCTTCTCTGAGGAGAGCAGCGCACCGG gGTCCCAGCTGCAACCTAATGctccaccacctccaccccctccccctccacctcctcctcctcctcctgaacCTGCCTTCGTTCCAGCCATTGCTGCAGGAGCtccccctccaccacctcctccacctccacctcctgtcGATAGTGCCACTGAAGTCTCTCGAGCACCAAGTTCAG GCCCTGTGTCTGGTGCTCCCAGCGAGGTTGTCGAGCCGTCAGACGGCCGTGCCAGTCTCCTGGAGTCCATCCGCAACGCTGGAGGCATCGGCAAAGCCAAGTTACGCAACGTCAAAGAGCGCAAGatggagaagaagaaacagaaggAGCAAGAGCAAG CAGTGAGAGCAGCATCCAGTGGTGGAGACTTCATGTCTGATCTCTTCAATAAACTTGCCATGCGAAGGAAAG gtaTATCCGGTAAGGGTCCAGCAGGTGGGGAGTCAAGTGACGCTCCTGCTGGTACCAGCAGTGCATTCGCCAGGATGTCAGATGCCATCCCACCACTTCCTGCCCCACATGTGGCAACAGATGATGATGACTGGGAAGCATAA